The following coding sequences lie in one Deltaproteobacteria bacterium genomic window:
- a CDS encoding branched-chain amino acid ABC transporter permease translates to MRLIKKKRAVWGFGIFPVFVFLISYPYLVNPEESYLISFLFLTFLYVTLAQGWNLVAGYTGQASLGQHAFFGLGAYITAITWRAGWTGYLDPLAMALSGGGAALLAIMIGMPLLAKLRGDYFALGTLGLGEILRVIFTQGGTLTGGPVGLMLPSSAYQSLRPYYYLALLILLLSLVTTALLVRSRFGLAFIAIREEEQAAAANGIPVLFFKILAFALGSFFAGLCGSLYAYHLFHIHPSGVFNLNFALLPVLMTILGGIGTLWGPLIGAVVLNTLFELANIWLPEIHPIISGVFIILVMMFLPQGLVNLKAQAGFFHGLPKGFLLERVFFFKTDKERR, encoded by the coding sequence ATGCGTTTGATAAAAAAGAAACGGGCAGTTTGGGGATTCGGCATTTTTCCGGTCTTCGTTTTCCTGATCAGTTACCCTTACCTGGTCAATCCCGAAGAATCCTATCTCATCTCCTTTTTGTTTTTAACCTTTCTTTATGTCACCTTGGCCCAGGGTTGGAATCTGGTGGCCGGATATACCGGTCAGGCTTCGCTGGGACAACATGCCTTTTTCGGGCTGGGTGCTTATATCACGGCCATAACCTGGAGGGCCGGCTGGACCGGTTATCTGGATCCCCTGGCTATGGCCCTGAGTGGCGGGGGAGCGGCCTTGCTGGCCATTATGATCGGAATGCCTTTATTGGCAAAATTGAGAGGAGATTATTTTGCCCTGGGTACCCTGGGGTTAGGAGAAATCCTCCGGGTGATCTTTACCCAGGGTGGAACCTTGACCGGTGGACCGGTAGGGCTGATGCTTCCATCCTCAGCCTATCAATCCTTGCGGCCCTATTATTATTTGGCCCTGTTAATCCTTCTTCTTTCTTTGGTAACTACAGCGCTTTTGGTCCGCTCCCGGTTTGGGCTGGCCTTTATAGCCATTCGGGAAGAGGAACAGGCCGCGGCGGCCAATGGGATCCCCGTTCTTTTCTTCAAGATCCTGGCTTTTGCCCTGGGTTCCTTTTTTGCGGGGTTATGCGGGAGCTTATATGCCTATCACCTCTTCCATATTCATCCCAGTGGGGTTTTTAACCTCAACTTTGCCCTCCTGCCGGTCTTAATGACCATCTTGGGTGGAATCGGAACGCTCTGGGGGCCTTTGATAGGGGCCGTGGTTTTAAACACCCTTTTTGAATTGGCCAATATCTGGTTGCCGGAAATCCACCCGATCATTTCCGGAGTTTTTATTATCCTGGTTATGATGTTTTTGCCTCAAGGACTGGTCAACCTTAAAGCGCAGGCCGGTTTTTTCCATGGCCTGCCCAAGGGGTTTCTCCTGGAAAGAGTGTTTTTTTTCAAGACGGATAAAGAAAGGAGGTGA